A single Paenibacillus sp. FSL R5-0517 DNA region contains:
- a CDS encoding DJ-1/PfpI family protein has protein sequence MSKKALFIIPPERFNEDELFQPKAELESNGIDVTIASTKTGEIIGDYEGKATAEVIFSDVIASDYDVVSVIGGSGTNDHLWGNQELQDYLKQAYTDKVLVTGICAGAVTVAKTGLLTGREATCYPVDVQKDQLKANKVTYVEKHVVAHDDIITGDGPDGAKEFGESLVKALS, from the coding sequence ATGAGTAAAAAAGCACTCTTTATTATACCACCAGAACGTTTCAATGAGGACGAATTATTTCAACCAAAAGCCGAATTGGAAAGCAACGGAATTGATGTGACCATTGCAAGTACAAAAACAGGTGAAATCATAGGGGATTATGAAGGTAAAGCAACTGCTGAGGTCATTTTCTCAGACGTTATTGCTTCTGATTATGATGTTGTATCCGTTATTGGTGGATCCGGCACGAACGATCATCTATGGGGGAATCAAGAATTACAAGATTACTTGAAACAAGCGTACACGGATAAAGTTCTTGTAACAGGAATCTGTGCAGGTGCGGTTACTGTAGCTAAAACCGGTTTACTTACCGGAAGAGAGGCTACTTGTTATCCAGTAGATGTACAAAAAGATCAATTAAAAGCGAATAAAGTAACATATGTTGAAAAACATGTTGTTGCTCATGATGATATTATCACTGGTGATGGTCCAGATGGTGCTAAAGAATTTGGAGAATCTTTGGTAAAAGCATTAAGCTAA
- a CDS encoding helix-turn-helix domain-containing protein, with amino-acid sequence MPDTFRDEVKEKIINGDYNCEKELTLSILSGKWKIVILWHLGVEGPYRFSDLQRLFPKISHKILTNQLRELMEDGIVHREVYPEVPPKVEYSMTELGMTLLPIVEMMYEWGKNRIAEIIKEIDIPESNN; translated from the coding sequence ATGCCAGATACTTTTAGAGATGAAGTTAAAGAAAAGATCATAAATGGTGATTATAATTGTGAAAAAGAACTTACCTTATCCATTCTAAGTGGTAAATGGAAAATTGTTATTTTATGGCATTTAGGTGTAGAAGGACCCTATCGGTTTAGTGATCTGCAAAGGCTTTTTCCAAAAATATCTCATAAAATTTTAACGAATCAATTAAGAGAACTGATGGAAGATGGAATAGTTCATCGCGAGGTTTATCCAGAAGTTCCACCCAAAGTGGAATATTCCATGACTGAATTGGGAATGACTCTACTTCCTATCGTTGAAATGATGTATGAATGGGGAAAAAATCGGATAGCAGAAATCATAAAAGAAATAGATATTCCGGAATCAAACAATTAA
- a CDS encoding zinc-binding alcohol dehydrogenase family protein: protein MTTMKAVGLTRYLPIDDPQSLVDIVVEKPKATGRDILVKVAAISVNPVDTKVRAPKERVEENPKILGWDVAGVVEETGPDCSLFRPGDEVFYAGSIARQGGNSEYHLVDERIVGRKPVSLSFVEAAALPLTSITAWEALFTRMSISQDPGLNKGKTLLIIGAAGGVGSIATQLAKQAGLTVVGTASRSETVNWVKSMGADYTINHHEPLLPQLQAIGFTNVPYIFCLNALEKHWAGISEAISPQGVVSAIDDPTSPLDLKLLKQKSVTFVWEFMFTRAIYETDDMIEQHLLLNRIADAVDHQKLKTTLTEVLGPISAENLRQAHKFLESNRTIGKIVLEGFI from the coding sequence ATGACTACAATGAAGGCGGTAGGATTAACTCGTTACCTTCCAATTGACGATCCCCAAAGCCTGGTGGACATAGTTGTAGAAAAACCAAAAGCAACAGGTCGTGACATTTTGGTCAAAGTTGCGGCCATATCGGTCAATCCTGTAGATACAAAGGTACGAGCTCCTAAGGAAAGAGTGGAGGAAAACCCTAAAATTCTAGGTTGGGATGTAGCAGGGGTCGTGGAAGAGACAGGACCGGACTGTTCATTGTTTCGTCCCGGAGATGAAGTTTTTTATGCTGGCAGTATTGCACGACAAGGCGGAAACAGTGAATACCATCTGGTCGATGAACGAATCGTCGGGCGCAAACCTGTTTCCTTAAGTTTTGTGGAAGCCGCCGCTCTTCCCCTAACCTCCATTACAGCTTGGGAAGCATTATTCACCCGAATGTCTATTTCCCAAGATCCGGGCCTCAATAAAGGAAAGACTCTGCTGATCATTGGTGCAGCCGGGGGTGTAGGTTCCATTGCCACTCAGCTTGCAAAACAAGCGGGGCTTACTGTAGTCGGAACTGCTTCCCGATCGGAAACGGTTAACTGGGTTAAATCGATGGGCGCGGACTATACCATTAATCACCATGAACCGCTCCTTCCACAACTTCAAGCAATTGGATTTACAAACGTTCCGTATATTTTTTGCCTGAATGCGTTGGAAAAACACTGGGCCGGTATTAGCGAAGCTATCTCTCCGCAAGGCGTTGTAAGCGCAATTGATGATCCAACCTCTCCACTGGACCTCAAATTGCTTAAGCAAAAAAGCGTCACCTTCGTATGGGAGTTTATGTTTACTCGCGCTATTTACGAAACAGATGACATGATTGAGCAGCATTTATTGCTTAATCGTATTGCTGATGCTGTGGACCATCAAAAATTAAAGACAACACTGACCGAGGTTCTTGGACCCATCTCAGCAGAGAATCTCCGTCAAGCCCACAAATTTTTGGAGAGCAATAGGACGATCGGTAAAATTGTATTAGAAGGTTTTATTTGA
- a CDS encoding spore germination protein, whose translation MAEEYDPQMKNHYMSTWLDELKEKLNHMDDAEVVEHSMGPSASVHLLYINTLINQERLNEVIIQPLHRSDGNSLSSCLTNSKLSEVISIEDAEQKIMQGFILLYDSVNNQWLSVQLENPLGRAVEPSETETVIYGAKDSFSEQIDKNITMLRRRLPITTLKTESFTIGSLSKTKVVLMYIDGLTNPEFVSLARDKINSVDFDQFLDSSQLAAFIEDHNHTVFPQFLQTDRPDACAYALGEGKLTILVSNSPFALVCPITLFHLFQSPEDYFLRWPIASFLRLIRYGSFIVSLTMIPFYVALTTFHYQMVPLPILFVLLESRSKLPFTPFVEGLFMIVTLEIIKEASLRMPTKTSQTLGVIGGIVIGQAAVEAGFASKVLIVLMGISAIAFFLVPNYQMTKSMVLLQVVLLILASFLGLPGIVIGLIGILAHLHGLTSLGQPYLAPISPFHGKDWIDLFIRGPLIWMKTRPKYLKPLRKSRKEMKK comes from the coding sequence ATGGCGGAAGAATATGATCCTCAAATGAAAAATCATTACATGTCCACATGGCTTGATGAATTAAAAGAGAAATTAAACCATATGGATGATGCCGAAGTTGTTGAGCACAGCATGGGTCCCAGTGCTTCAGTCCATCTTTTGTACATAAATACGTTAATCAATCAAGAACGTTTAAACGAGGTGATTATTCAGCCACTTCATCGATCTGACGGCAATTCGCTTTCTTCCTGCTTAACCAACTCCAAACTTTCAGAAGTTATATCGATCGAAGATGCAGAGCAAAAAATAATGCAAGGATTCATTCTTCTATATGATTCAGTCAACAATCAATGGTTAAGTGTGCAACTGGAAAACCCTCTTGGTCGTGCAGTAGAACCTTCCGAAACGGAAACGGTTATATATGGAGCGAAAGACAGCTTCAGTGAACAAATCGATAAAAACATTACCATGTTGCGCAGGCGTTTACCTATAACGACATTAAAAACGGAAAGCTTCACTATCGGTTCATTAAGTAAAACGAAGGTCGTGTTAATGTACATAGACGGATTAACTAATCCAGAATTTGTTTCCCTCGCAAGAGATAAAATTAATAGTGTGGATTTTGATCAATTTTTAGACTCCTCTCAGCTTGCAGCTTTTATTGAAGATCATAATCATACGGTCTTTCCACAGTTTCTACAAACGGATCGGCCGGATGCATGCGCCTACGCATTAGGTGAGGGAAAGTTGACAATATTAGTCTCCAATTCACCGTTTGCCCTAGTGTGTCCTATTACTTTATTTCATCTATTCCAATCACCAGAAGACTACTTTCTTCGTTGGCCGATAGCCAGTTTTTTACGTTTAATCCGGTATGGGAGTTTTATTGTTTCTTTGACGATGATTCCTTTTTATGTTGCGTTAACGACATTTCATTACCAAATGGTTCCACTTCCGATTCTTTTCGTATTATTGGAATCGAGAAGCAAATTGCCCTTTACTCCGTTTGTGGAAGGATTATTCATGATCGTAACGCTGGAAATCATCAAAGAAGCGAGCTTGCGAATGCCGACCAAAACCAGTCAAACGCTAGGGGTTATCGGTGGTATCGTCATTGGACAAGCGGCTGTCGAAGCAGGCTTTGCAAGTAAGGTGTTAATTGTATTGATGGGTATATCGGCTATTGCTTTCTTTTTAGTTCCCAATTATCAAATGACAAAATCCATGGTGCTGTTGCAAGTTGTTCTTCTTATCCTTGCTTCGTTTCTTGGGTTGCCGGGAATCGTAATCGGGCTGATTGGGATTCTTGCACATCTCCATGGATTAACGTCATTAGGTCAACCTTATTTAGCCCCGATTTCTCCTTTTCATGGGAAGGATTGGATCGATCTCTTTATCCGCGGCCCTTTAATTTGGATGAAAACACGTCCGAAATATCTAAAACCACTGCGGAAATCGCGGAAGGAGATGAAGAAGTGA
- a CDS encoding GerAB/ArcD/ProY family transporter, whose amino-acid sequence MRSLFLYNRTSPIGGIYFLFLVNRMQMHYFILIMPVYLVHSYMVWGIVVMGLLSQLNLMMMSKWFNSSYAAKGYQGFLQLFGKRAVQVFAILGFLIILFKISIITLGYVEMLHSFIYPSMNKKWLILMILLISLFVASHGMEKTLRFVIIAFLCGAWIVIMFIPFFFPPIANYRDLYPLIPTEWSGQSWQGLLFIWSAFSGPVYLVFMVPWLSSNKKISKYLVIGNMLTIIEFSLLFIASVLFYGSNFLSKINFPIGYMGSYIQTSGLERIDHILISFHMFNYVFDISILLLCLYGAGRVFMRKMNKGATRIGFLSSWFIILISIILMDQWLWETIPGQKMLLNIQIWLGAFIYLLVPAILFTAVKRKESM is encoded by the coding sequence GTGAGAAGTTTATTCTTATACAATCGAACTTCCCCTATTGGTGGAATTTATTTTCTTTTTTTGGTCAATCGCATGCAAATGCATTATTTTATTTTAATCATGCCCGTTTATTTGGTCCATTCGTATATGGTTTGGGGAATTGTCGTGATGGGACTGCTGTCCCAACTTAACTTGATGATGATGTCCAAATGGTTTAATTCCAGTTATGCAGCGAAGGGCTATCAAGGATTTTTGCAGCTTTTTGGCAAACGGGCAGTTCAGGTTTTCGCGATACTTGGTTTTTTGATCATATTGTTCAAAATTTCAATCATCACACTGGGATACGTTGAAATGCTCCATAGTTTTATATATCCATCAATGAATAAAAAATGGTTGATCCTAATGATTCTTTTGATCAGTTTATTTGTGGCTTCACATGGAATGGAAAAAACATTGCGTTTTGTCATCATCGCCTTTCTTTGCGGGGCTTGGATCGTAATCATGTTTATTCCTTTTTTCTTTCCGCCGATTGCAAATTACCGCGATTTGTATCCTCTTATCCCCACTGAATGGTCGGGACAATCATGGCAGGGTTTGCTGTTTATTTGGTCGGCCTTTTCCGGTCCAGTATATCTGGTCTTTATGGTTCCATGGTTAAGCTCCAATAAAAAAATATCGAAATATCTGGTGATTGGAAACATGCTGACGATCATAGAATTTTCATTATTGTTCATTGCTTCGGTATTGTTTTACGGTTCCAACTTCTTAAGCAAGATCAATTTTCCAATAGGATATATGGGAAGTTACATTCAAACGAGCGGTTTAGAACGAATCGATCACATCCTTATCTCCTTCCATATGTTTAATTATGTGTTTGACATTTCAATTCTTCTGTTGTGTTTATATGGAGCCGGAAGAGTCTTTATGAGAAAAATGAACAAAGGCGCGACTCGGATCGGATTTTTGTCGAGTTGGTTCATCATTTTGATAAGCATCATCTTAATGGATCAATGGTTATGGGAAACGATTCCGGGTCAAAAGATGTTACTGAACATTCAAATCTGGCTCGGCGCATTCATTTATTTACTTGTTCCTGCGATCCTTTTCACTGCAGTTAAACGAAAGGAGAGTATGTAG
- a CDS encoding Ger(x)C family spore germination C-terminal domain-containing protein yields the protein MLPYKHYGLLASVCLMWMAGCSSPYVENNLIEEIAPVVFWSIGEGTEGKLKISTLVPPLIQEKKRLLSKEVDLLKQGGREFNLIYYQELKQGQLRMLLINEELAKKGGIEKMINTILVDPDISTRVYLLIVRGDFDEYIKNQLTKQENQDYFLYRMLKHYEKHNQGEMSIVDIHQFMKMLYSPLKDPILPVFHSDKNNFDYLGTALFQNDKEVMVIQDLDDNIFQLLDNDHFLKVLAIPKLSISLGRVRSNVRMKLSEDYSTLSLHVGLQGRMEEYQGELDIQSEKQLEQLIHEVKVYLEEQTSDLIKRMQRWKVDPLEVGTHSLKPFSKEITEEQWLKYWENMKINVDYEIKVHPLINGSVQVR from the coding sequence ATGCTACCGTACAAGCACTATGGTTTATTAGCGAGTGTATGTCTTATGTGGATGGCGGGCTGTTCTTCTCCTTATGTCGAGAACAACTTAATAGAGGAGATCGCTCCGGTGGTGTTCTGGTCGATTGGCGAGGGAACAGAAGGAAAGTTGAAAATCAGCACTTTAGTTCCACCACTCATTCAAGAAAAAAAGCGTCTTCTCTCCAAGGAAGTTGATCTGTTAAAGCAGGGAGGCAGGGAATTTAATTTAATTTATTATCAGGAATTGAAGCAGGGGCAGCTACGAATGTTATTAATCAATGAGGAGCTGGCAAAAAAGGGAGGCATTGAAAAGATGATCAATACGATATTGGTTGATCCCGATATTTCAACGCGTGTCTACTTGTTGATTGTCAGAGGCGATTTTGATGAATACATAAAAAATCAATTGACGAAGCAAGAAAACCAAGATTATTTTCTTTATCGGATGTTAAAACATTACGAGAAACATAACCAAGGTGAAATGAGCATCGTCGATATTCATCAATTTATGAAGATGTTATACTCCCCTCTTAAGGATCCGATCCTGCCCGTTTTTCATTCCGATAAGAACAATTTCGATTACCTAGGAACAGCCTTATTCCAAAACGATAAAGAAGTCATGGTCATTCAAGACTTGGACGACAACATTTTTCAACTTCTGGATAATGATCATTTCCTAAAAGTCTTGGCCATTCCAAAGTTATCTATCAGTTTAGGACGTGTTCGATCCAATGTTCGCATGAAATTATCAGAGGACTATTCAACCTTGTCCTTGCATGTGGGATTGCAAGGAAGAATGGAGGAATATCAGGGAGAATTGGATATTCAAAGTGAGAAACAATTGGAACAGTTAATTCATGAAGTTAAGGTCTACCTTGAGGAACAAACGTCAGATTTAATAAAAAGAATGCAACGGTGGAAAGTGGATCCCTTAGAAGTCGGAACCCATTCGCTTAAGCCATTTTCTAAAGAAATAACGGAAGAGCAATGGTTGAAGTATTGGGAAAATATGAAAATTAATGTTGACTACGAAATCAAAGTACATCCTTTAATTAATGGATCGGTTCAAGTGAGGTAG
- a CDS encoding putative quinol monooxygenase → MNDTKNRYVTVLWEARAKAGREAEMKAFMTAAVTPSRNDLGNIDYEAHEVEGQPGTFIIYERWVNRDALDRHLSAPRMQELVPQLLELMEGSIEEGIRLLQPFRPAQ, encoded by the coding sequence ATGAACGATACAAAGAACCGTTACGTTACTGTACTCTGGGAGGCGAGAGCCAAAGCAGGGAGAGAAGCCGAGATGAAGGCATTCATGACTGCTGCTGTCACTCCGTCACGCAACGACCTGGGCAACATTGACTATGAGGCTCACGAGGTAGAAGGTCAGCCTGGCACATTCATCATCTACGAGCGCTGGGTAAACCGGGATGCCCTCGATCGGCACCTAAGCGCCCCCCGGATGCAGGAACTGGTGCCTCAGCTCTTAGAGCTGATGGAGGGATCCATTGAGGAAGGAATTCGACTCCTGCAACCGTTCCGCCCAGCGCAGTAA
- a CDS encoding SDR family oxidoreductase translates to MSFKTQELVMVTGTSSGIGRATAEQLAAEGFHVLAGVRRQEDADKIKRKNIEPVIVDVTNIDSLKALAERVEQDPLGRPLRAVVNNAGIAVNAPLEMVPLDEFRRQFEVSVIGQVAVIQALTPALLNSGGRVVNIGSVGGKISMPGFGIYSAAKYAMEAINDSLRREMSSFGLKVIMITPGGVSTGLSEQGITTADRLAKLMTPDQHHRHDRLFDAVKAQAETWAKNGIRPEKVAAVISRAIHERKPRTRYTVGSDSALLTRLVRILPDKLLDRMLRSQMKLQ, encoded by the coding sequence ATGTCATTCAAAACGCAAGAACTGGTCATGGTCACAGGTACGTCCAGCGGCATCGGTAGGGCTACCGCGGAGCAGCTGGCCGCTGAAGGATTTCACGTTTTGGCGGGGGTTCGTCGTCAGGAAGACGCCGACAAAATCAAACGCAAAAATATCGAGCCGGTGATCGTCGATGTTACCAATATCGACTCACTAAAGGCGCTGGCTGAACGGGTGGAGCAAGATCCGCTTGGTCGCCCTTTGCGGGCAGTGGTCAACAATGCCGGCATCGCCGTTAATGCACCTCTTGAAATGGTTCCGCTTGATGAATTTCGTCGCCAGTTTGAAGTCAGTGTGATCGGACAGGTGGCGGTTATTCAGGCACTTACCCCGGCCTTGCTGAACAGCGGCGGTCGCGTGGTCAATATTGGTTCGGTTGGAGGCAAGATCTCCATGCCTGGTTTCGGAATTTATTCGGCTGCAAAGTATGCTATGGAAGCGATCAATGACAGTCTTCGCAGGGAGATGTCCTCTTTTGGTCTCAAGGTGATTATGATCACTCCGGGTGGTGTTAGCACTGGCCTGTCGGAGCAAGGGATTACGACAGCGGACCGGCTGGCCAAGTTGATGACACCGGACCAGCACCATCGTCATGATCGTCTTTTTGACGCCGTGAAGGCTCAGGCTGAAACGTGGGCAAAGAACGGTATTCGCCCTGAGAAAGTGGCAGCAGTGATTTCACGCGCAATCCACGAAAGAAAGCCCCGCACCCGCTATACGGTCGGTTCCGATTCGGCACTGCTGACTCGACTGGTCCGTATTCTCCCAGACAAACTTCTCGACCGGATGCTCCGCAGCCAGATGAAACTGCAGTAA
- a CDS encoding TetR/AcrR family transcriptional regulator: MNTYDKILAAALKVLEEDGGAQFTTRAVTAIAQVTAPTLYHHFGNADGLLSAAIVEAFKQLFDSKIAAVESPIPEMALRQGWDDYVRFAATRPRIYAAMMGRLLEGAHIEAADHSYQALVHNVQRVAVEGKLAVSAEAAADLVWASANTASWLYVTAQIRKASLPQPDVVDLIRESVMQIILIQRPDADSK, translated from the coding sequence ATGAACACATATGACAAAATATTGGCAGCAGCTCTTAAGGTACTCGAGGAGGATGGCGGAGCCCAATTTACGACGCGAGCCGTAACTGCAATCGCTCAGGTTACGGCTCCTACACTCTACCACCATTTCGGCAATGCCGATGGTCTCCTGAGTGCAGCTATAGTGGAAGCGTTCAAACAGTTATTTGATAGCAAGATTGCCGCAGTGGAGTCCCCCATTCCAGAGATGGCTCTTCGTCAAGGATGGGATGACTATGTGCGATTCGCGGCAACCCGTCCTCGGATTTATGCGGCGATGATGGGGAGGTTGCTCGAGGGCGCCCATATTGAGGCGGCAGATCACTCGTACCAAGCACTAGTGCACAATGTTCAGAGAGTCGCCGTTGAAGGCAAACTGGCTGTTTCAGCCGAGGCTGCGGCAGATCTGGTCTGGGCTTCCGCCAATACGGCCTCTTGGCTGTATGTGACGGCCCAGATTCGTAAGGCATCCCTACCCCAACCCGATGTCGTTGATCTCATTCGGGAAAGCGTAATGCAGATCATATTGATCCAAAGGCCGGACGCCGATTCAAAATGA
- a CDS encoding YndJ family transporter — protein MNSSLKQLIKSPAFPGGIITILIFSLDHFQFELVDKFLLFAALVIVPLVILLLNHDAKNTYQRVIYAAMKWLQFPAALLTLASIMSSKIWGLESTTIPGILSLGWLLFTLLLGIYGLTTIVISKGKAAEVAIGAGLVYFFIGGIWFTLYQYQLDLFQANPATHALSSVHFHFSSAIVPIFIGALGRIMTKKSWYPWVVAIDIIGPVLIATGMIFSKPIEYIGVALFACNIVVYTAYLLAYLRKNALDIKAAFFLGLSCLAFYTVVVISIFYPLLKNMYSLTILDFIPIYGSLHAFGFVLCGLIGWVFMVDSIKEKTNQSAS, from the coding sequence ATGAATAGTTCCTTGAAGCAACTCATAAAATCACCCGCATTTCCCGGTGGAATCATAACCATTCTGATATTTTCTCTGGATCACTTTCAATTCGAACTTGTTGATAAATTTCTGCTTTTTGCGGCTTTAGTCATTGTGCCTCTTGTGATTTTACTTTTGAACCATGACGCAAAGAATACATATCAACGAGTGATTTATGCTGCTATGAAATGGCTTCAATTTCCCGCTGCGCTTCTTACTCTAGCTTCGATAATGAGTAGTAAGATATGGGGGCTAGAAAGTACCACAATCCCAGGGATTCTGTCCCTTGGGTGGCTACTGTTCACCCTGCTGCTTGGCATCTATGGCTTGACCACGATTGTGATCTCTAAAGGAAAAGCGGCGGAAGTAGCGATTGGCGCGGGGCTCGTTTATTTTTTTATCGGGGGCATTTGGTTTACCTTATATCAATATCAATTGGACCTCTTCCAAGCTAATCCGGCAACGCACGCGTTAAGCTCGGTTCACTTTCATTTTTCATCTGCAATCGTTCCCATTTTTATTGGTGCACTGGGACGCATCATGACGAAGAAAAGCTGGTATCCCTGGGTCGTTGCCATTGATATCATCGGACCAGTCTTGATTGCTACGGGTATGATTTTCTCCAAGCCGATTGAATACATTGGTGTCGCTTTGTTCGCCTGCAATATTGTGGTTTACACCGCTTATCTCCTTGCTTACTTGAGGAAAAATGCTTTGGATATTAAGGCAGCCTTCTTCTTAGGCCTTTCTTGCCTAGCCTTTTACACGGTTGTTGTCATTTCCATCTTCTATCCGTTACTGAAAAATATGTACTCCTTAACCATACTCGATTTTATTCCTATCTATGGATCTCTGCATGCGTTTGGTTTTGTCTTATGTGGACTAATTGGTTGGGTGTTTATGGTAGACTCCATTAAGGAAAAGACTAACCAATCGGCTTCATAG
- a CDS encoding HEAT repeat domain-containing protein: protein MTNNHDIGAVNELPENFEELKRAANRTSSWRDRLNAVNELGNWDTEPTIKLLQHVLKNDQVFQVREAAYLKLKQLDEDVQMPAKNKGELFKGTNKILLRIKKSLPEGHTFEEFKEKLQKTRLDLYDTYEGDKDAEFDAWLHGIWETLGRR, encoded by the coding sequence TTGACGAACAACCATGATATTGGAGCAGTGAACGAATTACCGGAGAACTTTGAAGAGCTCAAACGAGCGGCTAATCGGACTTCAAGCTGGAGAGACAGACTGAATGCGGTGAATGAATTGGGGAACTGGGATACAGAACCTACCATTAAGTTGCTGCAGCATGTTTTGAAAAATGATCAAGTGTTCCAAGTGCGCGAAGCCGCATATCTTAAGCTGAAACAGTTGGATGAAGATGTACAGATGCCTGCCAAAAACAAAGGCGAGCTGTTTAAAGGGACTAACAAAATTTTGCTGCGGATTAAAAAAAGCCTTCCTGAAGGTCACACATTTGAGGAATTTAAGGAAAAACTGCAAAAGACACGTCTGGATCTCTATGATACTTACGAGGGCGACAAAGATGCTGAGTTCGACGCCTGGCTCCATGGCATTTGGGAGACACTAGGTAGAAGATAG
- a CDS encoding aldehyde dehydrogenase family protein codes for MTTQADQETVIVEAFINGQNIKSLSQLPKENPANPTEIVGYFPVTTREQAVEAIEAAAVAFKTWKQTSIDERIMMMRKAIEKIRAAENEIVHLLSREHGKPLYDAHGEIYVSLMWMEFACNEVTSALQEEIKEHENGKTILSYDPIGVVAAISPWNYPIALSTIKIAPALLAGNTIVLKPSPYAPLAAAKVAEIIASEFPAGVINVVHGDADVGVELTTNPHVTKIAFTGGTATAKHIIRAASETIKDMTLELGGNDAAIFLESFDVHDERAMRRIVISNFLTTGQICMIAKRVYVHRSIYDEFVEKYIEAANRWIRIGDPFDSNTTVGPVNNLKQKDYVLGLVEDAQKRGAKVIPLGQILDQKLFDQGYYLQPTLVLDCDVHDPIVVEEQFGPTVPILPFDDEEQVIQLHNESIYGLTSSVWGKEEDAISVARQLEAGTTMINTAAVQGLDVRFPFGGFKQSGIGREYGAEGIRTYTEKHVINVPKTLDLPYIPE; via the coding sequence ATGACGACGCAAGCAGACCAAGAGACAGTTATCGTTGAAGCGTTCATTAATGGTCAAAATATAAAATCCCTTTCGCAGTTACCAAAAGAAAATCCGGCAAACCCAACCGAGATCGTAGGCTATTTCCCTGTCACTACGAGAGAACAAGCAGTTGAAGCAATTGAAGCGGCGGCAGTGGCTTTTAAAACCTGGAAGCAGACCTCCATTGATGAACGCATTATGATGATGCGCAAGGCGATTGAGAAGATTAGAGCAGCTGAGAATGAAATTGTTCATTTATTGTCCAGAGAGCATGGCAAGCCGCTGTATGATGCACATGGTGAGATATATGTTTCGTTAATGTGGATGGAGTTTGCTTGTAATGAAGTTACATCGGCTCTACAGGAAGAGATCAAAGAGCATGAGAATGGTAAAACGATTCTTTCCTATGATCCCATTGGTGTAGTAGCAGCGATTAGTCCATGGAACTATCCCATTGCTTTGTCTACGATTAAGATCGCTCCTGCCTTACTTGCGGGAAACACAATTGTGCTTAAACCGAGTCCATATGCGCCGCTGGCGGCAGCGAAGGTGGCAGAGATTATTGCCAGCGAGTTCCCGGCTGGTGTAATCAATGTCGTTCATGGTGATGCGGATGTGGGCGTTGAACTGACTACGAATCCTCATGTTACGAAGATCGCCTTTACAGGTGGGACCGCAACCGCTAAGCATATTATCAGAGCAGCTTCGGAAACAATTAAGGATATGACGCTTGAGCTTGGTGGCAATGATGCGGCGATCTTCCTGGAAAGCTTTGATGTTCATGATGAGCGAGCGATGCGCCGGATTGTCATTTCTAATTTTTTGACAACAGGACAGATCTGTATGATCGCCAAACGTGTGTATGTACACCGTTCTATTTATGATGAGTTTGTGGAAAAATATATAGAAGCGGCGAATCGCTGGATTCGAATTGGCGATCCCTTTGATTCAAATACAACGGTAGGTCCGGTGAATAACCTGAAGCAGAAAGATTACGTGCTTGGTTTGGTTGAAGATGCGCAAAAGCGCGGGGCTAAGGTCATCCCTCTCGGCCAAATTCTGGATCAGAAGCTGTTTGACCAAGGTTACTACCTACAGCCTACGCTTGTTTTGGATTGCGATGTTCATGATCCGATTGTCGTGGAGGAACAGTTTGGTCCTACGGTTCCGATTCTACCATTTGACGATGAAGAGCAGGTTATTCAACTGCACAATGAGAGCATATATGGATTGACGAGTTCGGTGTGGGGCAAAGAAGAAGATGCCATCTCCGTTGCACGTCAACTTGAAGCCGGAACGACGATGATTAATACCGCTGCTGTGCAGGGACTCGACGTTCGGTTCCCTTTCGGTGGCTTTAAGCAATCGGGTATTGGCCGTGAATACGGCGCGGAGGGGATCCGTACGTATACCGAAAAGCATGTCATCAACGTTCCGAAGACACTGGATCTTCCTTATATCCCAGAATAA